The Pedobacter mucosus genome window below encodes:
- a CDS encoding nitrate reductase, whose product MKNNKKISLNNTTTCCYCGVGCGIVISKDIHERISVEGDKNHPVNKGMLCSKGLNLHYTANDKSDRLLYPEMRYNKNMPLQRVSWDTALDRTAAVFKALIKKHGPDSVAFYASGQCLTEEYYVVNKLIKGFIGSNNIDTNSRLCMSSAVVGYKMSLGEDAVPISYDDLEIADCIFVAGANPAWCHPILWRRVEAAKLKNPNLKIIVSDPRKTQTCSLADVHLQLNSGTDITLHHAIGRCLIENGKVDADFILNCTNGFEKYKSTVFETSIAEAAIICGIEESDIRLVASFIGDAKGFITMWTMGLNQSVIGTNKNLSIINLNLITGHIGKPGSGPFSLTGQPNAMGGREVGGLSNLLPAHRNLANEEHRNEVEKFWQIPLGTIQPKPGLTATEMFDELNTGKLKAVWILCTNPLISLPDVRKAEEGLKKAKFVVVQDISNTVETLKYADVVLPAAAWVEKEGTMTNAGRYISYLSKVIEAPGEALPDAEIICRFAKKMGFHGFDFKDASEIYDEHAALTEGTNIDISGLNYTTLKEKRAVQWPFPKNEIAFGTARLFADHQFYTPDRKANILSFGDQNQSEDLTTEHPLILTTGRVRDQWHTRSKTGKVNKLNQHISESFLEIHPADAEKRNIKDNDVVEISSLRGHVRVKAKYSTAIKPGVVFMPMHWGLILKSDLNRVNNLTNNLVDPLSKEPDFKFSAVEVKLYKKPHQKIIVIGAGAGACGFVKSYRALNAEDDIEIFSKENFPFYNRVLLPDYIIGTLPWHNLIKMSDSEESDYRIKLHRGIGIEKVNKEAKTVVDSNGKVHHYDILVLATGSRPFMLKDIPKLNGIFTMRSRDDADHFKKHIQTTNGKVVVVGGGLLGIELATSLTETGFKVTIIQRISRLMGRQLDALGSQLLHEELVSKGIEIFYNDEVDRIIGEKTISGIRLKSGLIINCESLVIAIGTVPNIELIKQAGIDCKRGVIVDEYLQTTEKDVYAIGEIAEFKGQMYGITAAAEQQAEIVARYLCGDIAKFYQGSLLMNILKMHSLALCSLGLAEIPNNDSTYEEIVFIDKAKRYYKKCIVHNDRLVGAILIGDKSDFLEFRNLIENKIELSEKRLQLLRSDKTTEPVLGKIVCSCNNVGEGNLINKINEGCKDHLQLCQLTGAGMSCGSCKSEVKAILNSFVNVLKTEVQIAIVA is encoded by the coding sequence TTGAAAAACAACAAAAAAATATCACTAAATAATACCACAACTTGCTGCTATTGCGGAGTGGGCTGCGGCATTGTGATCAGCAAGGATATTCATGAGCGAATTTCAGTAGAAGGAGATAAAAATCACCCTGTAAATAAGGGAATGTTATGCAGCAAAGGCTTAAACTTACATTATACAGCAAATGATAAAAGTGATCGCCTGCTTTATCCAGAGATGCGGTACAACAAAAATATGCCTCTACAAAGGGTAAGTTGGGATACTGCCTTGGATCGAACGGCTGCTGTTTTTAAAGCGCTCATTAAAAAACACGGTCCGGATAGTGTGGCTTTTTATGCCAGCGGACAATGTTTAACAGAAGAATATTATGTTGTAAATAAATTAATTAAAGGATTTATCGGCAGCAATAATATTGATACCAACAGCCGCTTATGTATGAGCAGTGCGGTTGTTGGTTATAAAATGAGTTTGGGTGAAGATGCCGTTCCCATTAGTTATGATGATCTAGAAATTGCCGATTGCATTTTTGTTGCAGGCGCTAACCCAGCATGGTGCCACCCCATTTTATGGCGCCGGGTTGAGGCTGCCAAACTTAAAAACCCAAACTTAAAAATTATAGTGAGCGACCCTAGGAAAACACAAACTTGCTCACTTGCCGATGTTCATTTGCAACTTAATTCCGGTACTGATATTACCTTGCATCACGCCATTGGCAGGTGTTTAATCGAAAATGGAAAGGTTGATGCTGATTTTATTTTAAACTGCACAAACGGTTTTGAAAAATATAAATCAACGGTTTTCGAAACTTCTATTGCAGAGGCTGCTATCATTTGCGGCATCGAAGAAAGTGATATTCGTTTGGTCGCATCTTTTATTGGCGATGCAAAAGGTTTTATCACCATGTGGACCATGGGCCTAAATCAAAGTGTAATTGGCACCAATAAAAACCTTTCGATAATTAACCTGAATTTAATTACGGGTCATATTGGGAAACCCGGAAGTGGCCCATTTTCTCTAACCGGACAACCAAATGCCATGGGCGGCAGAGAAGTTGGAGGCTTAAGCAATCTTTTGCCGGCACATCGAAATTTAGCCAATGAAGAACACCGAAATGAAGTAGAAAAGTTTTGGCAAATCCCTCTTGGAACCATCCAGCCAAAACCTGGCCTTACCGCGACCGAAATGTTTGATGAGTTGAACACCGGGAAACTCAAAGCGGTTTGGATTTTATGTACCAATCCGTTAATTAGCTTGCCTGATGTTCGTAAAGCGGAAGAAGGTTTAAAGAAGGCGAAATTTGTAGTGGTCCAAGATATTAGCAACACGGTAGAAACCTTAAAATATGCCGATGTGGTTTTGCCCGCAGCCGCCTGGGTAGAAAAAGAAGGTACCATGACGAATGCTGGTCGCTACATTTCTTATTTAAGCAAAGTAATTGAAGCACCAGGAGAAGCACTGCCAGATGCAGAAATCATTTGTCGCTTTGCTAAAAAAATGGGCTTTCATGGCTTCGATTTTAAAGATGCTTCGGAAATATATGATGAACATGCTGCCCTAACCGAAGGTACGAATATTGACATTAGCGGTTTAAATTACACCACTTTAAAAGAAAAAAGAGCTGTTCAATGGCCTTTTCCGAAAAACGAAATTGCATTCGGAACGGCGAGGTTATTTGCAGATCATCAGTTTTATACGCCTGATAGAAAAGCCAATATTTTATCATTTGGTGATCAAAACCAATCGGAAGATTTAACAACAGAACATCCGCTGATTTTAACCACAGGTAGGGTGCGAGATCAATGGCATACTCGAAGTAAAACCGGCAAAGTAAATAAACTCAACCAACACATCAGTGAATCCTTTCTTGAAATTCATCCTGCGGATGCGGAAAAACGAAATATTAAGGATAATGATGTCGTAGAAATTTCCAGTTTACGTGGCCATGTGAGGGTCAAAGCAAAGTACTCAACAGCCATTAAACCAGGAGTAGTTTTTATGCCTATGCATTGGGGCTTGATTTTAAAAAGTGATTTGAATCGAGTAAATAACCTGACAAATAATCTTGTTGATCCGCTAAGTAAAGAGCCCGACTTTAAGTTTAGCGCCGTAGAGGTGAAACTTTATAAAAAGCCTCATCAGAAAATTATTGTAATTGGTGCTGGTGCTGGCGCTTGTGGTTTTGTTAAAAGCTACAGGGCTTTGAATGCAGAAGATGATATAGAAATTTTTAGCAAAGAAAATTTTCCTTTTTACAACCGCGTACTCCTCCCCGATTACATCATTGGCACTTTACCTTGGCATAACCTCATTAAAATGAGCGATAGCGAAGAAAGCGATTATAGGATAAAATTGCACCGCGGTATAGGGATTGAAAAGGTAAATAAAGAAGCTAAAACAGTTGTAGATAGTAATGGAAAAGTTCACCATTACGATATTTTGGTACTAGCGACTGGAAGCAGGCCTTTTATGCTTAAAGATATCCCAAAGCTAAATGGAATATTTACAATGAGAAGTCGAGATGATGCCGATCATTTTAAAAAACACATACAAACAACCAATGGCAAAGTGGTGGTGGTTGGCGGTGGCCTACTTGGAATAGAATTGGCTACTTCGTTAACTGAAACGGGATTTAAAGTAACCATAATCCAAAGGATTTCTAGGTTAATGGGTCGCCAGTTGGATGCTTTAGGCAGCCAATTACTGCATGAAGAATTAGTGAGCAAGGGAATTGAAATTTTTTATAATGATGAAGTGGACAGGATTATTGGTGAAAAAACTATTTCAGGAATTCGTTTAAAAAGTGGTTTAATTATCAATTGCGAATCGCTGGTAATTGCCATAGGTACCGTTCCGAACATCGAATTAATTAAACAAGCAGGCATAGATTGCAAAAGAGGTGTTATAGTTGATGAATATTTACAAACTACTGAAAAGGATGTTTACGCCATTGGTGAGATTGCAGAATTTAAAGGCCAGATGTATGGAATAACTGCCGCAGCAGAACAACAGGCCGAAATTGTAGCCAGATATCTTTGTGGCGATATTGCCAAATTTTATCAAGGCAGTTTATTGATGAATATCCTAAAAATGCACAGCTTAGCATTGTGCTCTTTGGGTTTGGCAGAAATCCCGAACAATGATTCAACCTATGAAGAAATTGTTTTTATCGACAAAGCAAAACGCTATTATAAAAAATGTATCGTACACAATGATAGGTTGGTTGGTGCCATTTTAATTGGCGATAAAAGTGATTTTTTAGAGTTCCGCAACCTGATTGAAAATAAAATAGAGTTAAGCGAAAAAAGGCTTCAATTATTAAGAAGTGATAAAACTACAGAACCCGTTTTGGGTAAAATAGTTTGCAGTTGTAATAATGTTGGCGAAGGAAATCTAATCAATAAAATAAACGAAGGATGTAAAGATCATTTGCAGCTTTGCCAGCTTACGGGTGCCGGAATGAGCTGCGGAAGCTGTAAATCTGAAGTTAAAGCAATTTTAAATTCCTTTGTTAATGTTTTAAAAACAGAAGTTCAAATCGCAATAGTAGCATAA
- a CDS encoding DUF3575 domain-containing protein — MKIQNYAAFIGCLALTLFFFSAQSQTKAVLFEGIIVAGYVDHGAFINCAGPSIKFNKKPYTVLLGLLPSLRIKEDKVAAGATKNAALTPNLGFGLTMAFHHLAIQVPLYYNPKTATKNGKWNPGVGLGYKF, encoded by the coding sequence ATGAAAATCCAGAATTATGCAGCTTTTATTGGCTGTCTTGCACTAACCTTGTTCTTTTTTTCCGCTCAATCACAAACAAAGGCCGTATTATTCGAAGGCATAATCGTAGCCGGATATGTTGATCATGGTGCTTTTATTAATTGTGCTGGCCCAAGTATTAAATTTAATAAAAAACCATACACCGTTTTATTGGGATTACTGCCAAGTTTAAGAATTAAAGAAGATAAAGTTGCCGCTGGTGCGACAAAAAATGCAGCGTTAACGCCTAACCTTGGTTTCGGTTTAACCATGGCTTTCCATCATCTCGCCATACAAGTGCCTTTATATTACAATCCAAAAACTGCAACAAAAAATGGCAAATGGAACCCTGGCGTAGGCTTAGGTTATAAATTTTAA
- a CDS encoding rubredoxin, whose product MHQTIIINFLGGIISPGNLYNILVAATKAGVRFVRFGLRQQLLVDISTYNIAIFTAELNKLDIPFEIDTNNFPNVISSYPAEEIFTTKTWLTEGVYKDVLGDFDFKPSVKVNICDSEQSFTPMLTGNINWIASSKAEHYWHLIIRFPKTNVIFEWNQLCYTNHIAKLTKALQTILITNPTLFIDTESANGETLFALLNQENFILKPAEDKVSLSSFSLPYYEGLNRYHNKYWLGIYRRDELFSIAFLKKLCQLCLATKLGQLCCTSWKTIIVKGIEEHDKHLWNTLLEEFKLNMRHAANELNFQVEDNCLEGLELKNFLVKHLSIDDTRTFGICFGIKTRKKSEVFSSILIQRKYLINLLGLKLFPVYDILCAKNFNPNERTGEVFSRNNPSFILPEQVRRSILKFHDYRLNAIKNDLQKHHFHAEEILENDKDFLYQCNNCFTVYNPAIGEVENNINPGTAFADLPESYLCALCEGEKKHFSEISHSILQNL is encoded by the coding sequence ATGCATCAAACCATTATTATAAATTTTTTAGGCGGCATCATTTCGCCAGGTAATCTCTACAACATCCTTGTTGCTGCAACAAAAGCTGGGGTAAGGTTTGTACGTTTTGGACTTCGTCAACAATTGTTGGTTGATATAAGTACATATAACATTGCTATTTTCACTGCCGAGCTTAACAAACTCGATATTCCTTTCGAGATTGACACGAACAATTTTCCAAATGTGATCAGTTCCTATCCGGCAGAAGAAATTTTTACAACAAAAACATGGTTAACTGAAGGCGTATATAAAGATGTTTTAGGCGATTTTGATTTTAAACCTTCCGTAAAAGTGAACATTTGTGATAGCGAACAGAGTTTTACACCAATGTTAACCGGTAATATCAACTGGATTGCTTCATCAAAAGCAGAACATTATTGGCATTTAATTATCCGCTTTCCTAAAACAAATGTAATTTTTGAATGGAACCAATTGTGCTATACCAACCATATTGCCAAGCTTACGAAGGCATTACAGACTATTTTAATAACTAATCCAACATTATTTATTGATACAGAATCAGCAAACGGCGAAACCCTTTTTGCACTTTTAAATCAGGAAAATTTTATCCTGAAACCTGCTGAAGATAAAGTATCACTCTCCTCATTTTCATTACCATACTATGAAGGCCTAAACCGCTACCACAACAAATATTGGCTTGGTATTTACAGGCGGGATGAGTTGTTTAGTATTGCTTTTTTAAAGAAGTTATGCCAGCTTTGTTTAGCTACTAAACTTGGTCAGCTTTGCTGTACATCGTGGAAAACTATCATTGTTAAAGGAATTGAGGAGCACGACAAACACCTTTGGAATACCCTACTCGAAGAATTTAAACTGAACATGCGCCATGCGGCTAATGAGTTAAACTTTCAGGTGGAAGACAATTGCTTGGAAGGTTTGGAACTAAAAAACTTTCTGGTTAAACATTTAAGCATAGATGATACCCGAACATTTGGGATTTGCTTTGGAATTAAAACCCGTAAAAAGAGTGAGGTTTTCAGTAGCATTTTAATTCAGCGGAAATACCTGATCAACTTGTTGGGATTAAAACTATTTCCGGTTTATGACATTTTATGCGCCAAAAACTTTAATCCAAATGAACGCACAGGAGAAGTTTTTAGTCGGAACAATCCAAGTTTCATACTACCAGAACAGGTAAGGCGATCGATTTTAAAATTTCATGACTATCGTTTAAATGCCATTAAAAATGACTTACAAAAACATCATTTCCATGCAGAAGAAATTTTAGAAAACGATAAGGATTTTTTATACCAGTGCAACAATTGTTTTACGGTTTACAACCCGGCTATTGGAGAAGTAGAAAATAATATTAATCCAGGTACAGCCTTCGCAGATTTACCTGAAAGTTACTTATGTGCGCTTTGTGAAGGAGAAAAAAAGCATTTCAGCGAAATCAGTCATTCGATTTTGCAAAACTTATAG
- the cobA gene encoding uroporphyrinogen-III C-methyltransferase, which yields MDVKTDEFGLFIMGGGPGDPELITMKAFKVLKRAEVILYDNLSNEKLLQIAPKTCKMIYVGKQPYGAYTPQERINELIVENAQLYKTVVRLKGGDPFIFGRGFEELIYAEAMGIRCHYIPGISSMQGAGFVDIPLTHRGISESVWMITGTKKDGSLTNDLKCAMKTSATVVIYMGMKNMAEITKVYLAGGLGSTPAAIIQYATLPQQKQVVCEVKDLQKAALREGLSYPAIIIIGDVIKAREIVFQANQKLKVV from the coding sequence ATGGACGTAAAAACAGACGAATTTGGACTTTTTATAATGGGCGGGGGTCCTGGTGATCCAGAATTGATTACAATGAAGGCTTTTAAGGTGCTAAAAAGAGCTGAAGTTATCCTTTATGATAACTTAAGTAATGAAAAACTCTTGCAAATCGCACCGAAGACATGTAAAATGATATATGTTGGTAAGCAACCTTATGGAGCATATACACCTCAAGAACGAATTAATGAATTGATAGTCGAAAATGCGCAGCTTTATAAAACGGTGGTACGTTTAAAAGGAGGTGATCCATTTATTTTTGGTAGGGGATTTGAAGAATTAATTTATGCTGAGGCAATGGGTATTAGGTGTCATTATATTCCAGGTATTAGTAGTATGCAAGGAGCAGGTTTTGTAGATATTCCGCTAACACATCGTGGAATTAGTGAAAGTGTTTGGATGATTACTGGTACTAAAAAGGATGGAAGTTTAACAAATGATTTGAAATGCGCCATGAAAACATCTGCAACGGTTGTGATTTATATGGGCATGAAAAACATGGCAGAAATTACCAAAGTTTATTTAGCGGGAGGTTTAGGTTCTACACCAGCTGCAATCATTCAATATGCTACATTGCCGCAACAAAAACAAGTTGTTTGTGAAGTTAAAGATCTGCAAAAAGCCGCTTTGAGAGAAGGATTGAGTTATCCGGCAATTATTATTATTGGTGATGTAATTAAAGCAAGGGAAATTGTTTTTCAGGCGAACCAAAAATTAAAAGTGGTTTGA
- the nirB gene encoding nitrite reductase large subunit NirB — MKKPQIIVIGNGMVGYKFCEKLKAKTDAFDLIVFGEEPRRAYDRVHLSEYFNGKTAEDLSLSTDGWYQEQDIALFLNTPVTKIDRSLKKVSTADDLEYTYDILVFATGSGAFIPNIIGLEKEGVFVYRTIEDLDLIANYSKRAKTASVIGGGLLGLEAAKALIDLGVADTSIIEFAPRLMPRQIDQAGSDMLKSKLTDLGLTIHLNKNTLSIEGDEHITALKFSDETSLEVDMLVISAGIKPRDELARACGIEVGLRGGIIVDQKMQTNDPSIFAIGECALYDGMIYGLIAPGYEMADVLVNNLCEGDKAFNGFDMSTKLKLIGIDVASFGDNFTSEPDCRTIVFENKHKGIYKRINISNDGQYLLGGILIGDATAYNLLLQTSKNQMVLSENPEELIFGTRGDTEPAAGAGITGLPDAALICSCEGVTKGDICSAVADSACENIDDIKKCTKAGTGCGGCLPMVKDLMTYTLKSQGKYIKNVICEHFNYSRQELFDLIHIHELKSYDAVLDALGKNDGCEVCKPLVSSLLASLWNEMILKKGNDVAQDSNDRFLANIQKGGSYSVVPRIPGGEITPDKLIVIGEVAKKYNLYTKITGGQRIDMFGAHLNDLPIIWEELIAAGFESGHAYGKGLRTVKSCVGSTWCRFGLHDSVSFAIRIEERYRGIRAPHKFKSAVSGCIRECAEAQSKDFGIIATEKGWNLYVCGNGGSKPQHALLLATDLDSETCIKYIDRFLMFYIRTADPLTRTATWLNKMEGGLDYLKNVIINDSLGMAAQWDKEIENLISTYKCEWKEAVENPAIRKRFSHFVNAPDVKDPSITFVDMRGQKKTPEWKAV, encoded by the coding sequence ATGAAAAAACCACAAATAATTGTAATCGGAAATGGGATGGTAGGATATAAATTCTGCGAAAAGCTAAAGGCTAAGACCGATGCTTTTGATTTAATTGTATTTGGCGAAGAACCACGTAGGGCTTACGATCGTGTTCATCTAAGTGAATACTTTAATGGTAAAACTGCAGAAGACCTTTCACTTTCTACTGATGGCTGGTATCAAGAACAGGACATTGCGTTATTTTTAAATACGCCAGTCACTAAAATTGACCGGTCATTAAAAAAAGTTTCTACAGCCGATGATTTGGAATACACTTATGATATACTGGTTTTTGCAACCGGCTCTGGTGCTTTTATTCCCAACATTATCGGTTTAGAAAAAGAAGGTGTTTTTGTTTACCGCACCATAGAAGATTTGGATTTGATTGCCAATTATTCAAAACGAGCGAAAACGGCCTCAGTTATTGGTGGCGGCTTGCTCGGATTGGAAGCTGCAAAAGCATTGATAGATTTAGGCGTTGCCGATACCAGCATCATTGAATTTGCACCCAGGTTAATGCCAAGGCAAATTGATCAGGCAGGAAGCGATATGCTTAAATCCAAATTAACAGACCTTGGTTTGACCATTCACTTAAATAAAAACACCCTCAGCATTGAAGGTGATGAGCACATCACAGCGCTAAAATTTAGTGATGAGACTTCATTAGAAGTGGATATGCTTGTCATATCTGCAGGAATCAAACCAAGAGATGAATTGGCTAGGGCTTGCGGAATTGAAGTGGGTTTACGCGGTGGAATTATCGTCGACCAAAAAATGCAAACCAATGATCCTTCGATTTTCGCCATTGGAGAATGTGCCTTATATGATGGAATGATTTACGGCTTAATTGCGCCGGGCTACGAAATGGCCGACGTATTGGTTAATAATTTATGCGAAGGTGACAAAGCCTTTAACGGTTTCGATATGAGCACTAAATTAAAATTAATCGGCATAGACGTAGCTAGTTTTGGCGATAATTTTACAAGCGAGCCAGATTGCCGCACTATCGTATTTGAAAACAAACACAAAGGAATTTATAAACGAATAAATATCAGTAATGATGGGCAGTACCTTTTAGGAGGTATATTAATTGGAGATGCAACAGCATATAACCTGCTGTTGCAAACCTCTAAAAACCAGATGGTACTTTCAGAAAATCCGGAAGAACTTATTTTTGGAACCCGTGGAGATACTGAACCTGCTGCCGGAGCTGGAATAACAGGCTTGCCCGATGCTGCTTTAATTTGCAGTTGCGAGGGTGTAACCAAAGGTGATATCTGTTCAGCAGTTGCAGATAGTGCTTGTGAAAACATCGACGATATAAAAAAATGCACCAAGGCAGGAACAGGTTGCGGCGGGTGCTTGCCAATGGTTAAGGATTTGATGACTTACACCCTGAAATCTCAAGGGAAATATATTAAAAACGTAATCTGCGAACACTTTAATTACAGCCGACAAGAGTTGTTTGATTTGATCCATATCCATGAGTTAAAAAGTTATGATGCAGTGCTGGATGCGTTAGGGAAAAATGACGGTTGCGAAGTTTGTAAACCATTGGTTTCTTCGCTCTTAGCGAGCCTTTGGAATGAAATGATCTTGAAAAAAGGAAATGATGTTGCTCAGGATAGTAACGATCGTTTTCTGGCCAATATTCAAAAAGGTGGATCTTATTCTGTAGTACCACGGATTCCTGGCGGAGAAATTACACCTGATAAACTGATTGTGATTGGCGAAGTTGCTAAAAAATATAATTTATATACTAAAATAACTGGCGGTCAGCGTATTGATATGTTTGGCGCACACCTTAACGATTTGCCAATTATTTGGGAAGAATTAATTGCGGCAGGTTTCGAAAGTGGTCATGCTTATGGTAAAGGTTTAAGAACCGTAAAAAGTTGCGTGGGCAGTACTTGGTGCAGGTTTGGCTTACATGATAGTGTGAGTTTCGCCATCAGGATTGAAGAAAGATATAGGGGAATACGTGCTCCACATAAATTTAAATCGGCAGTTAGTGGTTGTATTCGCGAATGCGCAGAAGCACAGAGCAAGGATTTTGGCATTATTGCTACCGAAAAAGGCTGGAATTTATACGTTTGCGGCAACGGCGGAAGCAAACCTCAACACGCTCTTTTGTTAGCTACAGATTTAGATAGCGAAACCTGCATTAAATACATCGATCGGTTTTTAATGTTTTATATCCGCACTGCGGATCCGCTTACCCGAACCGCAACTTGGTTAAATAAAATGGAAGGAGGCTTAGATTACCTGAAAAATGTGATCATCAACGATAGTTTAGGGATGGCTGCACAATGGGATAAAGAGATTGAAAACCTGATTAGCACTTACAAATGCGAATGGAAAGAAGCGGTTGAAAATCCAGCCATTAGAAAAAGATTCTCGCACTTTGTAAATGCACCTGATGTTAAAGATCCGTCGATCACATTTGTAGATATGCGTGGACAGAAGAAAACCCCAGAATGGAAAGCCGTTTAA
- a CDS encoding MFS transporter: MATFSINKPLEKLNIFSLKGVQMKTFHITWLTFFFCFFAWFGMAPLMKIAREQLHLSKDQVGNIQIASVSATIIARLLIGRLIDKFGPKLIYTWLLVICAIPVLLIGTSQSYTSFLLFRLAIGVIGASFVITQFHTSIMFAPNIKGTANATAGGFGNAGGGAANLFMPLIASGFTALGFCSAADSWRFAMIFPGVMLLVCAFLYHRYTLDSPQGDFKDVKEKESKKTVNTFLLAAKDYRTWILTIAYAACFGVEITVDNFAPIFFTDSFGSTIAVAGMVAGIFGWINIFARPLGGIVADKIGKTWGFDGKTLLLALLLLVEGVGLIWFAKSGNIGMAIFMMFVFGLSLKMANGASYSLVPFINPLAVGSVAGIVGAGGNIGAMLIAFMFKAKANHATSNVIENGVTIQKDLIDYTNAFTLLGYIILGVGVAVFIFRTIMAQKRSETTSLVLVPHK, translated from the coding sequence ATGGCAACTTTTTCCATCAACAAACCCTTAGAAAAATTAAATATATTTTCATTGAAAGGTGTTCAAATGAAAACCTTCCACATCACTTGGCTTACCTTTTTCTTTTGCTTTTTCGCCTGGTTTGGGATGGCGCCTTTAATGAAGATTGCAAGAGAGCAACTGCACCTTAGCAAAGATCAGGTTGGTAATATTCAAATTGCATCGGTATCCGCAACCATCATAGCCCGCTTATTAATAGGCAGATTGATTGATAAATTTGGTCCGAAATTAATTTACACCTGGCTATTGGTTATTTGCGCCATACCGGTTTTACTTATTGGAACCAGTCAATCTTATACGTCGTTTTTACTTTTCAGATTAGCAATTGGTGTAATCGGTGCTTCATTTGTAATTACGCAATTCCATACTTCAATAATGTTTGCCCCGAATATTAAAGGCACAGCGAACGCAACAGCGGGTGGTTTTGGAAATGCGGGCGGTGGGGCTGCTAATTTATTTATGCCGCTTATAGCATCAGGTTTTACTGCCTTGGGATTTTGTAGCGCTGCCGACAGCTGGCGTTTTGCCATGATTTTCCCTGGAGTAATGCTTTTGGTTTGTGCTTTTTTATACCATCGTTATACCTTAGATTCCCCTCAGGGAGATTTTAAGGATGTTAAAGAAAAGGAATCAAAAAAAACTGTTAACACCTTTTTATTGGCTGCGAAAGATTACAGAACCTGGATTTTAACCATCGCTTATGCCGCATGTTTTGGTGTAGAAATTACGGTAGACAATTTTGCGCCGATCTTTTTTACAGATTCGTTTGGTTCAACAATAGCGGTGGCCGGAATGGTTGCTGGTATTTTTGGCTGGATCAACATCTTCGCCCGACCATTAGGCGGAATCGTTGCTGATAAAATTGGTAAAACATGGGGATTTGATGGCAAGACACTTTTACTGGCGCTGTTACTATTAGTAGAAGGCGTTGGTTTAATCTGGTTTGCAAAATCTGGCAACATTGGAATGGCAATTTTTATGATGTTCGTATTTGGTTTAAGTTTAAAAATGGCCAATGGTGCATCTTATAGCTTAGTTCCATTTATAAACCCACTGGCCGTTGGTAGCGTTGCCGGCATCGTTGGTGCCGGCGGAAATATTGGCGCCATGCTTATTGCCTTTATGTTTAAAGCAAAAGCCAACCATGCCACTAGCAACGTAATTGAAAATGGCGTAACCATCCAAAAAGATTTGATTGATTATACCAATGCCTTTACCCTGCTTGGTTATATCATTTTGGGTGTTGGAGTTGCTGTATTTATTTTCAGAACAATTATGGCTCAAAAAAGATCAGAAACCACTTCACTTGTACTCGTACCTCATAAATAA
- a CDS encoding nitrate reductase associated protein, translating to MKTTLGPSEFKNLKGIEYFKFEEDFMEDNIRCIPMIVRFKMDAAGIKLKLAAWSKFNASERIKLALMPVSNGIETQNYHQFLIGLINKYTKKEADELAIDPFPEWGNLKQIPIKIKEKSQEFQLDISVDQWQNLTNIQRFALLKLCRPGHENMNFPKAAIEFGLLSAQ from the coding sequence ATGAAAACAACACTCGGACCATCAGAATTTAAAAACCTTAAAGGGATAGAATATTTTAAGTTTGAAGAAGATTTTATGGAGGATAATATTCGTTGTATCCCCATGATTGTTCGTTTTAAAATGGATGCAGCTGGAATAAAATTAAAGTTGGCAGCCTGGAGTAAATTCAATGCTTCCGAAAGGATAAAATTAGCTTTAATGCCAGTTTCAAATGGTATTGAAACACAAAATTATCATCAGTTTCTGATTGGCTTAATTAACAAATACACAAAAAAAGAAGCTGATGAACTTGCTATTGATCCCTTTCCGGAATGGGGAAATTTAAAACAAATACCCATTAAGATCAAGGAAAAATCACAAGAGTTTCAATTGGATATTTCAGTAGATCAATGGCAAAATCTTACCAACATCCAAAGGTTTGCACTACTGAAATTATGCAGACCCGGACATGAAAATATGAATTTCCCTAAAGCGGCAATTGAGTTTGGACTTTTAAGTGCACAATAA
- the nirD gene encoding nitrite reductase small subunit NirD: MNETLNSWLAACRVEDAVENGGVCVKHGDDQIALFYFTRRNEWYATQNECPHKKQMALSRGMIGSTSDEPKVACPFHKKTFSLSTGECLSGDECAIKTYPVKVENGTVYIGVMPKS, translated from the coding sequence ATGAATGAAACATTAAATAGTTGGTTAGCCGCATGCCGCGTGGAGGATGCTGTAGAAAATGGTGGCGTTTGTGTAAAACATGGCGACGATCAAATCGCTCTATTCTATTTTACCCGAAGAAATGAGTGGTATGCAACACAAAATGAATGTCCACATAAAAAACAAATGGCCTTAAGTCGGGGGATGATTGGATCCACTTCAGATGAACCAAAAGTAGCTTGTCCCTTCCACAAAAAAACCTTCTCATTAAGCACTGGAGAATGTTTAAGTGGAGATGAATGCGCAATAAAAACCTACCCAGTAAAGGTAGAAAATGGAACTGTTTACATTGGCGTTATGCCAAAATCTTAA